From Bacteroides sp., one genomic window encodes:
- a CDS encoding T9SS type A sorting domain-containing protein — translation MKPLIFLSCLLLSLPLWAQYQERALVSASGFQGEAAGYFVEYSLGELAIGTFSAGGYTALLGFHQPPLDPSTDIPLLNGAIQVKAFPNPTRSWVNVQVSENGKDQIRHLSLIDMRGITVMHFNGQELTSNPYQISMRDLHPGMYFMRVVFADGTWEVIKVSLIK, via the coding sequence ATGAAACCCCTGATCTTCCTTTCCTGCCTCCTCCTGTCCCTGCCCTTGTGGGCCCAGTACCAGGAGCGCGCCCTGGTGTCCGCAAGCGGATTCCAGGGAGAGGCCGCAGGCTATTTTGTGGAATACAGCCTGGGCGAACTGGCCATCGGCACCTTCAGCGCCGGGGGATATACCGCACTGCTGGGTTTCCACCAGCCACCCCTTGACCCGTCCACCGACATCCCCCTGTTGAACGGGGCAATTCAGGTCAAGGCCTTCCCCAACCCCACCCGATCCTGGGTGAATGTGCAGGTTTCAGAGAACGGCAAGGACCAGATCCGGCACCTGAGCCTGATCGATATGCGAGGCATAACGGTCATGCATTTTAACGGACAGGAGCTGACCAGCAATCCCTACCAAATCTCCATGCGCGACCTGCATCCCGGCATGTATTTCATGCGGGTAGTCTTTGCCGACGGCACGTGGGAAGTTATCAAGGTCAGCCTGATAAAATAA
- a CDS encoding tail fiber domain-containing protein: MKPTLTRTILLLALLALSFLSLAQVPEQFNFQLAVRDAQGNVYASQQLSFRVSVMQGSTVLYQETHTTQTNAYGLVNLMIGDGVILQGSMATIDWGMEPKSLKVEFDPAGGSSFAELATTPLLSVPYALYSKNSGESAPGGSNNQVQFNNNGALDGDPNFVFIPSFNKVGIGISTPDATLHAQSDHDIIVKGVSTLGSGSAYGGYFESFSSSGIGVLGTAPNTGVKGVASAISGVANGGIFQNLSNEGSGVLGFSSSQSGPTFGGYFQSESSIGVGVQGTSAFTGVRGEANASTGPAYGGHFLSQSIEGSGVMASATAQTGLTFGGYFNSLSSGGRGVYGTSPNIAIQALATGTSGANYGGHFTTASTEGTGIYAHAIATSGVSYGIRGYTSSAEGFSGYFSGGKFYISGNTGIGTFSPEAGLHLKGTGFPNAFMYLQSNVGQDAGFRIYEGTNVKWSIFNHSSSGGLNIYNNGGNTAIFAKQSNAYVGIGNTAPTQALDVNGNGRFRAIGSGAYSGVVNRTSDGTLTTATSDARLKENIHTLQGGLEKVLQLRGVSFTWKNNPEYGTRIGFIAQEFEQVIPELVFTNEVDGFKGINYAEVSAVLVKAVQEQQALIEAQQKAIDELLIRIEALERER; encoded by the coding sequence ATGAAACCAACATTAACCCGAACCATTCTTTTGCTGGCTTTGCTGGCCCTTAGTTTCTTATCCCTGGCCCAGGTGCCCGAGCAGTTCAACTTCCAGCTGGCCGTGCGCGATGCCCAGGGCAATGTCTATGCCAGCCAGCAGCTCAGCTTCCGCGTAAGCGTAATGCAGGGAAGCACTGTCCTTTACCAGGAAACCCACACCACCCAAACCAACGCCTATGGCCTGGTGAATTTAATGATTGGCGATGGCGTTATCCTCCAGGGCAGCATGGCCACCATCGACTGGGGAATGGAGCCCAAAAGCCTGAAGGTAGAATTCGATCCCGCAGGCGGCAGCAGCTTTGCAGAGCTGGCCACCACGCCCCTGCTGAGCGTACCTTACGCCCTTTATTCAAAAAACAGCGGGGAATCTGCACCCGGTGGCTCCAACAATCAGGTGCAATTCAATAATAATGGTGCGCTGGATGGGGACCCCAATTTCGTTTTTATTCCTTCTTTTAACAAAGTTGGGATTGGCATTTCAACCCCCGATGCTACCTTGCACGCCCAAAGCGATCACGATATAATTGTTAAGGGTGTTTCGACCCTTGGCAGTGGTAGTGCTTATGGAGGTTATTTCGAAAGTTTCAGCAGCAGCGGTATAGGGGTGTTAGGAACTGCGCCAAATACCGGTGTCAAGGGCGTTGCATCAGCTATTTCCGGGGTAGCCAACGGAGGAATTTTTCAAAACTTAAGCAACGAAGGTTCAGGAGTCCTTGGTTTTTCTTCTTCGCAAAGCGGGCCTACCTTTGGAGGGTATTTCCAGAGTGAGAGCAGCATTGGTGTTGGCGTACAAGGAACCTCAGCCTTTACTGGCGTCAGGGGCGAGGCTAATGCCTCAACCGGACCAGCGTATGGAGGCCATTTCCTAAGCCAAAGCATTGAAGGATCAGGGGTAATGGCATCTGCTACCGCTCAAACAGGGCTTACCTTTGGCGGGTATTTCAATAGTTTAAGTTCGGGTGGCAGGGGAGTATATGGCACCTCGCCTAATATTGCCATTCAAGCTTTGGCGACTGGAACCAGTGGTGCAAACTATGGCGGGCATTTCACAACCGCAAGCACAGAAGGAACGGGGATATATGCCCATGCAATAGCCACCAGTGGTGTTTCTTATGGAATAAGGGGATATACATCCTCTGCTGAGGGCTTTTCCGGATATTTTTCAGGAGGGAAGTTTTATATCTCCGGAAATACCGGCATAGGAACATTTTCTCCCGAAGCCGGTCTGCACTTAAAGGGCACAGGATTCCCCAACGCTTTTATGTACCTTCAATCAAACGTGGGGCAGGATGCTGGGTTCCGGATTTACGAAGGAACAAATGTGAAATGGTCCATTTTCAATCACTCCTCTTCCGGGGGTTTAAACATCTATAACAATGGCGGGAATACGGCCATTTTTGCCAAGCAATCGAATGCCTATGTTGGCATAGGAAATACCGCCCCGACACAGGCGCTTGATGTGAACGGCAATGGCCGCTTCAGGGCCATTGGCTCAGGAGCCTATTCCGGGGTGGTCAACCGCACCTCCGACGGCACCCTCACCACTGCCACCTCCGACGCACGGCTGAAGGAAAACATCCACACCCTCCAGGGTGGTCTGGAGAAAGTCCTGCAGTTGCGCGGGGTGTCATTCACCTGGAAAAACAACCCAGAATACGGCACACGCATCGGCTTCATCGCCCAGGAGTTCGAACAGGTCATCCCCGAACTGGTTTTCACCAATGAGGTGGATGGCTTCAAAGGCATCAACTATGCCGAGGTAAGCGCCGTCCTGGTAAAAGCCGTCCAGGAACAGCAAGCCCTGATCGAAGCCCAGCAAAAAGCCATCGACGAACTACTCATACGCATCGAAGCACTGGAGAGGGAGAGGTAA